From Cygnus olor isolate bCygOlo1 chromosome 7, bCygOlo1.pri.v2, whole genome shotgun sequence, a single genomic window includes:
- the LOC121073182 gene encoding lipase member M-like, whose amino-acid sequence MMYLFQGITCSEEFKRMRRAVDPEALMNINEIITYKGYPSEEYKVMTEDGYIITINRIPYGIQNQRNPVMKPAVFLQHGLLGDASNWISNLPNNSLAFMLADAGFDVWMGNSRGNRWSREHQNYSTDQDEFWAFSFDEMAKFDLPAAINFIVKKTGQEKLYYIGYSQGTTIAFIAFSTMPELAQKIKLYFALAPVTTIKYARSAAVKLLYLPEKMLRGLLGKREFLPQAECLRRLIVPVCSHLPFARLCRNIFFSLGGYNMKNIDMNRINVYIAQTPAGTSVQNIVHWSQEAHLGKFQAYDWGSSKKNIENQQATPPLYNVEEMTVPTAVWTGGRDLLADPKDAAILLSHIKRLIYHKKIPEWAHLDFIWGLDAPLCMYNEIIDLMQKYP is encoded by the exons ATGATGTATTTGTTTCAAGGAATTACTTGCTCAGAAGAATTCAAAAGAATGAGGAGAGCTGTGGATCCGGAAGCACTGATGAATATT AATGAGATCATTACATACAAAGGGTACCCCAGTGAGGAATACAAAGTGATGACTGAAGATGGCTATATCATTACCATTAACAGAATCCCGTATGGTATACAGAATCAGAGAAATCCAG ttatgaAACCTGCTGTATTTCTCCAACACGGGCTATTGGGAGATGCCAGTAACTGGATCTCAAACCTGCCCAACAACAGCTTGGCCTTCATGCTAGCTGATGCTGGCTTTGATGTTTGGATGGGAAATAGCAGAGGGAATCGCTGGTCCAGAGAACATCAAAATTACTCCACTGATCAAGATGAGTTCTGGGCTTTCAG TTTTGATGAGATGGCAAAGTTTGATCTTCCAGCAGCGATAAATTTTATTGTGAAGAAAACTGGACAGGAAAAGTTGTACTATATTGGCTATTCACAAGGCACCACCATCG ctttcattgctttttcaaCAATGCCAGAACTGGCTCAGAAAatcaaactttattttgcattggCACCTGTCACTACTATTAAGTATGCCAGAAGCGCAGCAGTAAAGCTCCTCTACCTTCCTGAAAAAATGCTCAGG GGTTTGCTTGGCAAAAGAGAAttccttccccaggctgaatgTCTAAGAAGGCTGATAGTCCCTGTCTGCAGCCACCTTCCTTTCGCTAGGCTTTGTAGAAATATCTTCTTCAGCCTTGGTGGCTATAACATGAAAAACATCGACATG aaccGGATCAATGTGTATATTGCACAAACCCCTGCTGGAACATCTGTGCAAAATATAGTCCACTGGAGCCAG GAAGCCCATTTGGGGAAGTTCCAAGCTTATGACTGGGGCAGTTCAAAGAAGAACATCGAGAACCAGCAG GCTACTCCTCCTCTCTACAATGTAGAAGAAATGACTGTACCCACTGCAGTATGGACTGGGGGTCGAGACTTGCTTGCAGATCCCAAGGACGCTGCCATTTTACTGTCTCATATTAAGAGGCTTATCTATCACAAGAAGATTCCTGAATGGGCACATCTGGATTTCATCTGGGGATTGGATGCACCTTTGTGTATGTACAACGAAATTATTGATCTGATGCAGAAATATCCTTAA